Proteins from one Fragaria vesca subsp. vesca linkage group LG6, FraVesHawaii_1.0, whole genome shotgun sequence genomic window:
- the LOC101312557 gene encoding PRKR-interacting protein 1-like gives MASGNPRDGDLQMVPRRERKLMQPPRPPSPPPPSTAIVEYTPPVFKEEEEDLEIKLRRILENVPVRVSNTSGSSAGSGSGDFHQYRQMRRKEQDRLARMEVDYQKRKEEAEFNMRREERLKAAEERTAKKRLKRQKKKQKRKEKRMKTNSGGEENNQKEESSDDDENSDGNATD, from the exons ATGGCATCCGGAAATCCCAGAGACGGCGACTTGCAGATGGTGCCGCGGCGCGAGAGGAAGCTAATGCAACCGCCAAGGCCTCCATCACCACCGCCGCCGTCGACGGCGATCGTGGAGTACACGCCGCCGGTGTTCAAGGAGGAGGAAGAGGATCTCGAGATCAAGCTCCGGCGGATACTCGAGAACGTGCCCGTCCGCGTCAGCAACACTTCCGGTAGTTCCGCTGGTTCTGGCTCCGGTGACTTTCATCAG TATCGACAGATGAGACGGAAAGAGCAAGACAGGCTTGCTAGGATGGAGGTCGACTATCAGAAAAGGAAAGAAGAGGCAGAGTTCAACATGAGACGGGAGGAAAGATTGAAAGCAGCTGAAGAGCGGACAGCAAAGAAGCGTTTGAAACGTCAAAAGAAGAAGCAGAAGAGGAAGGAGAAGAGAATGAAAACAAATTCAGGCGGCGAAGAGAATAACCAGAAAGAAGAATCCTCTG